In the Nitrospirota bacterium genome, one interval contains:
- a CDS encoding PIN domain-containing protein, which yields MRGNKVFLDTNIIIYAYDVSAGKKHEIAKKIVMDLWDSRLGVISTQVLQEFFVTITKKIPKPIEIKLAKEIMRDLLKWDVVVNDGGSILEATGIHALHKYPFWDSQIIQSAIRGGASLLLSEDLSDGQTVDGVEIKNPFHRQRSTLHG from the coding sequence ATGCGAGGGAATAAGGTATTTCTCGATACAAATATCATTATTTATGCCTATGATGTTTCTGCTGGAAAGAAACATGAGATAGCCAAAAAGATTGTGATGGATTTATGGGATTCCAGGCTTGGGGTTATCAGTACGCAGGTTCTACAGGAATTCTTTGTCACTATAACAAAGAAAATACCAAAACCAATAGAGATAAAATTAGCAAAGGAGATCATGCGTGATCTCTTAAAATGGGATGTTGTTGTCAATGATGGAGGATCCATATTAGAAGCTACAGGGATACACGCTCTGCATAAGTATCCCTTCTGGGACTCTCAAATCATCCAGTCTGCCATAAGAGGTGGTGCTTCATTATTATTATCTGAAGATTTATCTGATGGGCAAACTGTTGATGGCGTTGAGATCAAAAATCCTTTCCATAGGCAAAGGTCAACACTCCATGGCTGA
- a CDS encoding Gx transporter family protein, translated as MMQLQDKGEIFWGSSLRETVYLSLLAAFAIVIHGMEIAIPSPIPWLRIGLANIITLTVLLIFGLKAAIYITLIRVIIGSFLSGTFLGPAFLLSFSGGVASTIAMGITQRIFGRIFSPVGISLIGASVHNVAQIAVVYLVLIRRKEVFLFLPVILFLAAITGIFNGIISSFLIGHLKKILNKSNLSL; from the coding sequence ATGATGCAATTACAGGATAAGGGGGAGATTTTTTGGGGATCGTCTTTAAGAGAGACGGTATATCTTTCACTTCTTGCTGCATTTGCAATAGTAATACACGGCATGGAGATTGCTATCCCATCACCTATACCATGGCTGAGAATAGGTCTCGCCAATATAATAACCCTTACAGTATTGCTTATATTCGGATTAAAGGCTGCTATTTATATAACACTTATAAGGGTTATTATTGGTTCGTTTCTCTCAGGTACATTTCTTGGCCCTGCATTCCTTCTAAGTTTTTCAGGCGGGGTTGCAAGCACAATAGCAATGGGGATAACCCAGAGAATATTTGGCAGAATATTCAGCCCTGTAGGCATCAGCCTAATAGGTGCATCTGTCCATAATGTTGCACAGATAGCTGTTGTTTATCTTGTATTGATAAGGCGTAAGGAGGTATTTTTATTTCTTCCGGTGATTTTATTCCTTGCAGCGATCACAGGAATATTCAATGGCATCATATCGTCATTCTTAATCGGACATCTGAAGAAGATTCTTAATAAGTCTAACCTTTCTCTATAA
- a CDS encoding NusG domain II-containing protein → MKTENTQSQIENSSTSLLRVIFNLLTPADRILIFLALTISISSIFLLKGFALQKEGDMVIVEVGGAVVKTLPLNRNDIIDINNGKNVIEIKDGRVRMLRATCRDKICVKQGWIKNSGEAIICVPNRVIVRIEGIKDNSLYDAITG, encoded by the coding sequence TTGAAGACTGAAAATACACAATCACAGATAGAGAATAGTTCTACTTCTTTACTGAGAGTAATATTTAATCTGCTCACACCAGCAGACAGGATATTAATATTCCTTGCCCTTACGATATCTATCAGCAGTATCTTTCTTTTAAAAGGCTTTGCACTTCAAAAAGAAGGTGACATGGTTATCGTCGAAGTAGGTGGAGCAGTTGTGAAGACCCTTCCCTTAAACAGAAACGATATTATCGATATAAATAATGGGAAAAATGTTATTGAGATAAAGGATGGGAGGGTGCGGATGTTGCGGGCTACATGTCGCGACAAGATATGTGTAAAACAAGGCTGGATTAAGAATAGCGGTGAGGCTATTATATGTGTTCCTAACAGGGTAATTGTCAGGATAGAAGGAATAAAGGATAATTCACTTTATGATGCAATTACAGGATAA
- a CDS encoding DUF6364 family protein produces MNRQNVTLSLPKSLLKKAKVVAAKKEKSLSELLKEALEEKVREDIDYKNARQRQSRLLKMGLDLGTEGHITISREELHARE; encoded by the coding sequence ATGAACAGACAGAATGTAACCTTATCGTTACCTAAGTCCTTATTGAAAAAAGCCAAGGTGGTAGCAGCAAAGAAAGAGAAATCCCTGAGCGAACTTTTGAAAGAGGCACTTGAAGAAAAAGTAAGAGAAGATATTGACTATAAAAATGCGCGACAGAGACAGTCGAGGCTTCTCAAGATGGGGCTTGATCTTGGAACAGAAGGTCATATAACAATCTCAAGGGAAGAACTCCATGCGAGGGAATAA
- a CDS encoding FAD:protein FMN transferase → MIASRIKKQRILVISFLLITYHLSLITFFYGCTSSQQKTYKKSQFMMGTVVTITVVSDYRQKAEESIDAAFSEIRRLEGMMSIFKEDSDISLINHSAYKRHITVSREVIELLSKANTISRVTDGAFDITTGKLSMLWGFSSDINIEKNDPHLPSDAEIKKALPFVMAEGIITNERERTVYLKKKGIIIDTGGIAKGYAADAALAVLKSNGITDAIVAVAGDVRVSGKRQDKKLWRVGVRHPRKEGKILATLELTDRAISTSGDYERFFIKDGIRYHHILDPRTGYPAGECQSVTIIADDAVTADALATGVFVLGPEKGMKLIESMKGVEGIIVDKNGRVHLSSSLKGIKIED, encoded by the coding sequence ATGATAGCCTCGAGGATAAAAAAACAAAGGATACTGGTTATTAGTTTTTTACTTATCACTTATCACTTATCACTTATCACTTTCTTTTACGGGTGCACCTCTTCCCAGCAGAAAACATATAAGAAAAGCCAGTTTATGATGGGCACCGTAGTTACAATTACAGTGGTAAGCGACTATAGGCAGAAGGCTGAAGAATCAATAGATGCTGCATTCTCAGAAATAAGAAGGCTCGAGGGAATGATGTCAATCTTTAAGGAGGATAGTGACATTTCACTTATAAACCATTCTGCATATAAGAGGCATATTACAGTTTCGCGAGAGGTAATAGAACTACTATCAAAGGCTAATACCATCTCCAGAGTTACAGATGGCGCATTTGATATAACTACAGGAAAACTCAGCATGCTATGGGGATTCAGCAGTGATATTAATATAGAGAAAAATGATCCTCACCTTCCATCAGACGCTGAGATAAAAAAAGCCCTTCCCTTTGTTATGGCTGAAGGCATCATAACCAATGAGAGGGAAAGAACTGTATACCTGAAGAAAAAGGGGATTATTATTGATACAGGTGGGATTGCAAAGGGATATGCAGCTGATGCTGCATTGGCTGTGCTCAAAAGTAATGGTATAACAGATGCAATAGTGGCAGTTGCTGGAGATGTAAGGGTCTCGGGAAAACGGCAGGATAAAAAACTATGGCGTGTGGGTGTCAGACATCCAAGAAAAGAGGGAAAGATCCTTGCAACACTTGAGTTGACCGATAGGGCTATCTCTACATCAGGTGATTATGAGAGGTTTTTTATCAAGGATGGGATAAGATACCATCACATTCTTGACCCGAGAACCGGGTATCCTGCGGGAGAATGTCAGAGCGTAACAATCATCGCAGATGATGCAGTAACAGCAGATGCCCTCGCAACTGGTGTGTTTGTCCTCGGTCCTGAGAAGGGTATGAAACTGATAGAATCAATGAAGGGGGTAGAGGGCATCATCGTGGATAAGAATGGCAGGGTACATCTTTCTTCATCTCTGAAGGGTATAAAGATTGAAGACTGA